The segment AATAAAGTATTGTCCAGGAGATGGTATTTCAGTCAGAGGACAATCAGCCGTGCGTTACAACATGCAAGAACGAAGAACGGTTGACTTTATTTGATACGGTACATTCAGCCAAAAACGTCCCGGAGTCTGAGATCGTAGAGAGGAAAACATGGATCTAGTACCCCCTCACCAAACAACACTCTGCTCACGTGATGTTTTTGGTCCACAGTAGAATTATTTTTGGTTTTAATCGATTTgaaatgattgattgatattCAGCTGTTGTTGAAAATCTAAAAATGTCCCTTTCAGAATTAATCAGCAGGCTTGCTCTTGTGCGTAATATAACTACATTTCCTTGTTTATTATGATTTGTAGATGCCTGCTCGGTACACGACAGACCAACCAGGAAGCGCAGGCTGGCGTTAGCGCTCTCTGCTGTAGCCAGTCTCCAAAAGGCCTCGCTGAACGGCCACAgttatctttgtgttttttctctccttgaATTTCCTCCTTCCTGGAAAACACAACCCTGCGGACTGAAAATGCTTCATCCACCAAAGACGTCGGTGGACAATGCTGGGAGGGAAGACGGGCGGGCTGTGGGTCTTCTGAGAGTGCAgtcgggtggggtgggggggggggggggggggaccaggggAATGCATGACAGTCGTTTAGGCCGTTCCGCTGGCAGAGTAGGAGAACTGTGGGAAGTGGGGTCTCCGCTCGCTGTCGAATGACTCCATGCTGTCATCTGAGGATAGAGGGCAACAGATAAATCAGGTCTTGTtgtagttgtttgtttgtttgtcaccAAATGATCATCGGAACTTTGCGAGCGGTATTTTAATTTGTCATTATAATATTTGACCTGGTCCACAGCTCTCATCTTCCGCGCTGGATCACAGTCCAATGATTTCAAAACGTGCTGAATGAGGAACGTTCCATCAAGTGTAAATGTATGCGAGCGTATCGCATGGTTTGACGATACCTTGTCCGGGTGGCGTGATAGTGATGGTCTGTGCTGTGAATTCCTCGTCGAAATATCGCGTGTCCGTCTCCGAGGTAACTTGTGGCTTAAATGGTGGGACCAGCTGTTGCAGGGGAGAAGAGACACAAACATATCGGCACATCAGCACCATCGATCACTCTGACAACAATATACCTCATTACTAGACGGACCGTTTCCAGCGGCCTCCCttgggagaaaaaaacacattgagcATATCCTGAGCTCGGTGCGTTTCCCCAGCGACGACATGAGGGAGACGCAAAACAACATGAACGCTTTAGAAACTGACCTTCTTCTCGTAAACATCTTGCCATTCAATTCCTGCAAAGAACTTGTGCTGCATGATTTCCTTGGCATCGTCAGACCCTCCACCTAACCTGGAAGATGAGGACGAAACACAAATCAGAATCTGTGATGGCAGAAAAAGCAATAGGACCGTTTTTATTCAGTTATCGTATccacacaaaacattttaacGTGCTTTTGAGCCACAACGCATTTGACGCCTCGCACTCGCTCTTCACCTCTGCATGGGGTCTTTCTTCAGGAGGCCAGACAGCAGCGAGCGCGCCTCGGGGCCGAGCGTGCGAGGAAAGCGAATGTCTTCCATGAGGATGAGCTCGAACAGCTTCTCATGGTCCTGGTTGTAAAAAGGCAGTCTGCCACACATCATCTCGTACATCACCACCCCCAGACCCCACCAGTCCACGGCACGGCCGTAGTCGTTGTCTTCTAGCACCTTTGGGATAAGGAGGATAAAACGTGAATCAGTTACTTTGGTATTTGTGTTTTGATTAACACATAATagataatatttatttcacagaatatgtgtgcaaaaaaacagaagaatggGGTTTCGTTCACTCGCTGAAGGTTTGGGTCTGACATCTGTGAAGACAGCAGCTCTTTAGGCTGAATATACAGACCACCATGGCCCTCCCCATCACCAACAAAGTCacctgctgagccccccccccccccccccccccaccctgttcCGGCCTTCCGAGGCCGGCCCAACCCGACACTGACTCACATCTCACATTAGATGCAAGGATAGAGTTTCCCCCTGGAgccctgaatatttcatcaccACAGGCACTTCCATACGTACGGCAAACTCAGATCGACAAGCGGCAGAAGTGTGCGTCTCTCGAATTAGCAAATGTGCGGCAAcaaaagcagacaaacaaacatgctcaGCAAACAGGAAAAATATTTATCCTCATCATTTCCATAggatgatccccccccccccccccaacagttcCCGATGAGACCTGTTGCACGATTTACTGCTGCTGAGCAGAGCTGTTCCGGGAGTCTCTGGGGACATGTACTGGATTCTACCTCGCCGGGCGGATGTTGAAGGTGAAATCAAGACAGTAAGAACAGTCTATTCCCGTACGACTCAAGCAAGCAGGGAACGCTCAGCAATTCAGACCTAAGAATAGGAACTTTAGTAAAAAATGTGTAGGACTACGTATGAACACAGCAGCGTGGAGGTCCTGGAGAGCAGACGGACGGATGTGTCCGTAAAAGGAGCAAAACGGCCGTTTGTGTGCGCACGCCGCGTGCCTGTGTCCGATGGCACGCCGCCTGGCACTGCGGTGAGCATCAAGGAGGAGGACTGCGAGGGCGGTGGGAGTAACGTGAAGCCGATGCGGGGCTAGGATTACTGGGCCGTCTCTATTTGCAGCGCTGCTGTCGTGTGATTCACGCCGTGCGACAGCTGGGCCCGCAGCTGCCCCATATATGTAGAAGAGCAGCACAGCTGTGAAGCTGCCAGGAAGGAGCGCTGGAGCCAAGCTCATCCCTCATACACGTAACCAGCACTGCCTGCTTGGGCCGCAGCCCCGAACTAATACTGTTACACTGCtcgcaggaggggggggggggtaaaagaacCAACATTTGCCGCTGCCGCTGCGTACGTTTACGCTCGCAAAGCTCACCGGCAGCCGTTAAATCTTCCCGGCTTGTGAATCCGGATCAGCAGCGAGTTTCAACCTGCCCACGGTTGACTTTGCAGGTTGTTCCCCGAAAGCTAGCTCGCTCACTCaatcacgtttttttttttcccctcttcttGCGGTTTCATGAAAGTGAATTTGTCCCACTTGGTACTAAAGAGACGGAGACCGGACAAGCTTTTGCAGATCgggtctctccccccccccccccccccccttttctggGTGGAATATTCCCAGACATTACAGCATTCctgtgcagcacacacacaacaaggtCATTGTTTACTGCAGAACAACCTGTAACACTGCCTGGCTCGCACTCCATAGAGACACTTGCTAGCGACCCTGTTGCCGTGGTAACGCCCCCTGATGTCTCCCCATGCTCTCCAATCCTCTGAGTTGTCATAGGCTGTGTTGCTGTGGACAAGCAGAGTGAGCTTTCCAGTGTTCAGAGTGAGACAGGTGGGAAACTGTGAGGAATGTTTCGATGGAagtaaaaggaaaataaaacggCCGTTTCATGTTTATCCAGGTGTGACTGATTCAGCACGAGCACGTGAGCGCTTTGCCTTCGTGGCCGATGAGGACAGATATTCCTGTGAGACACTGCTGAGGGATTCCATGCTCATGATAGCTCCCACTCTGCCTGGGTCAGGTGAGGCATCAAGTGCAGCAGCGGGGGGGCCGCGTCTCCCTGGTGCCACACAGCAGCTGTCCGCCGTGcgggtttccccccccccccccccagtggtgaAGGCTCATGTTTCCTGAGGTGCAGCCAGTCATCCCCCCCCTGGTCAAGAAAATTCCAAATGGAGGATAAAAACAACGATACGGCAACTGTGTCAACATGGACGCTCTTCTCCCGGAAAGCATTTTGACATCAACAAAGCAGGGGGCTACCTGCAAACAGCCAAGACTCACAATGCAGTATCAGGTTACACAGCCCTCCCCAACACTTGTCATACCTGCACGCAATAGGGAGTAGTCCTAACCCCTCCCCACGCAGCAAATATGAGAGCAGGCTGCCCTGCCCTGGGCACGCGGCACACTCATTAGCTCGCAGACTTCAGCCGGAGATTAGGAAGGCATTAGGAAATCACATTACAGCCAAGAATTATTGCCGCTGCCATTATTAATATTGGAAAAATATGTCGAAGGAGGGTTTGATAGGAGGAGTGACATGCGACACTAGAAGACGCAAAGCGTTTCCTTCAAATAGTATTTGTACTTGCTAAAATTAAACTGCAAAAAAGGGGTGATGAGCTGCGTTTCAGGGAGAATGGATTCACTGCAGCGGTTACCTCAGGCGCTAGGTACTCAGGTGTCCCGCAGAAGGTTTTCATGGTGGCGCCGTCTTTGATACCCTCTTTACAGAGGCCGAAATCTGTGATCTTTATGTGTCCGTCTTTGTCCAGCATGAGGTTTTCCAGCTGCGGGGGGGACAAAAACACGATGTGAATGGTGGCGTCACTGTAAAATGTCTCACTGTATCGGGGGTTCATCGTTCAAACAATAAGGGATACGTCTTTGAATTCAGAATTGCAAACAAATAATGGGCATCctgacatttttattcatcaatggCCCACCCTCATGCAAATCTAAGGATTTGACAAATTAACATAGTAAATCAAGCGCTGCTTATCATTTTAAGCgttatttgtctttttgcacGAGCACATTTGAATTTCCACGACAGAAAAGGCCAACATGCATAAGGGGCTGTCACTAAATTATAAATAAGGCAGCAACACTGTGGTATAAGATGAAAAacgtaaacattttaaatgtacagATGAATGAAAGATACCAAGTGATTACATGGACAGGAAAGATGATCTGATGGCCTTTAGGATGAGGCTCGTACTGTGGCATAACTTGAGGTTGCATGGCCTTTTAAtaccagtgccccccccccccacttctctCCCTCTCAGTTAAAGTCACCTGGCAGCTGTAGCTCACACGTGGCCAGCAGCGGCTGGCCAGAGTCAGCACATCCTCCAATCCTGCTATCCTGGCATTTTCAGGAGAACCCTAGCAGGCTGAGAGCCTGCTTCATAAACCCAagggagcgaggggggggggagaaagagtgCATTGCTGACCTGAGTGGATTTATCAGCTAGAAGTATTAGGGCTAAAGATGCCGACAGCAATAGCCCCCCCCACTCCCAACTCCAAGTATGTCTTTATCAGTCTTGTATTCATCTGATCCCATCTTTAGAGTGATAAAAACAGAGCAGCTGAATCCGTACAGCTCTTGGTAACTAATAGCTCCATATCGCCAACATGTAAAATCCTCCACAAAGTGAACACCCACAGAGAACGCTGCAGGAGTCGTGTAATGGGAGGTGGCGGTGATCTATTTGAGCAGGACTCGTGGCTATTTCTGTCCAGCTGCAGCGAGCGCACGGACTGAGCCTCCCTCCAGCTGCACTGAGGTTTAAAGACCGATCTTGGGGAGGCAGATCAATAACCTCTGGCCACTGTCACTACTCTGGATGGAGATAACCTCTATTTATAACTTGTCAGAGAAAtgaaggacaggggggggggggaaggagaaaaagatggaaaagaGACTGACGGTAAGGATGAGTTTCCCCAATTACCTTTAGATCTCGATAGACGACGTTCCTTTCAGCATGTAGGTAGTCCAGCGCAGACACGATCTCTGCACCGTAGAACCGTGCCCGTTCCTCTGAGAACACGCGGTCCCTGGATAGATGGAAGAAaagctgagggagaggaggtggaagacATACAAAAGAGAGATCTGATAAGTTTAGAGAAAACAGGAACAGTCACACTTATTTAAGATGAAAAGTATTCGGATTTGCCGACACTTATAGGCGCAGAAGCAGCAGGGGTGGAAATGGTTTACCTCGCCACCGTTTGCGTACTCCATGACAAAGCACAGACGGTCGTGTGTCTGGAAGGAGTATTTCAGtccctgcagagacaaaaaataTTACTCAAACAAGAGCTTTGTGATGTTTTCAGCTAAAGCAGCTAATGGTGAAGTAAAAACTCCAGAATGCAGCACTGCCCGCCTCAGCTAcatctttaaaaacacaaatgtctaATGAGAAGTACTGAGTTTAGTATCTAAAGGCTGTTCTAACAGCAGTGAGTACTTCATATATTGTTTTGCCTTCAATGGTACACTTAAGACTTGTGATTAGGAAGACTGCGGAGGAGATTTTCGCACTCAAGTTTACAAAGGGTTAAcagaccagaaaaaaaaaaagggaaaccatCCAGTGTTGCTATAAAAAGGTCCAACTCAACTGCAGCCTTTGTCAGAAAGGCGCTTCAGAACATTCCTGGTAAAACTGCCCATTCTTTCAGGATGGATGCTGCTGGGCTGGACTGAAGAGACCTCCGAGGGCCCTCGGTGACTTAGAATAAAGTTTGGTTTAGGTTTTACGAATGCATTCTTACCGTCAAGAACGGATGCTTTGAATTCTGGAGGACTCTGttctctgtgagtgtgtgtgccaCTTCATCCTGGGGGAAAAGGCAtaaagagtgtttgtgcaactcTAATAATGAGTAACTATCAGTAATATGCTCATTTGCCCTGCCCCACAGTTTCTTCCCTACCCCTCATTGGCATCCACTCACTTTTGCTACGATCACCTCCTTCTTCAGGATCTTCATGGCATAGTAGCGCCCTGTGGCCTTCTCCTTTACCAAGATAACTTTGCCAAAAGTGCCTTTTCCCAACAGTTTGAGGTATTCAAAGTCGTGCATAgtctgcaggagaggaaagaaggTGGCATCTGGTTACAAATAGGAGCATTAACAAACTCCCGCTTCAACTAGCCAAGACACACAATCCCACTGACGGCACAGAAGACACTAGTTCACCCACCGTGCAATTTCCACTCCACTAATGGTTTAGCCTATAAGTGGTTGTGTCTCAGTTAACCTCTGATCCTGGCGGACAAGggaatgttaaaaaatattGGGTGGGGGCACCCAATCCGGCTGCCTTGGATCTGTCATGatgcatgtgggggggggggaaacctgGTGACCAGGGTATCTAGTGCTAAGCCAACCATGGCTGTAGTTGGGAAAGTAGAGGGATTGGGGTGACAGGAAATGTGCTACAGTGGTGGAAGTGCAAACAGGGCAGTGTGGAGAGGGGACAAAAAGCATGGGGCAACCTGGAAGACCAGGATACACCCAAGGTTGGGACTGGAATCAATCTGGAAACAGCACCGCAGAGTGAAAATGGGCCGTACCACTTTGTGTTTGATTTTGGTCAGGTAGACCTCCATGTCCATGGGGTCCGGAGAAGAgtccatcatctcctcctcttgtttCTGCAGGCCTTCAGCCACCGCTTGGATGGCTGAAGCCCATTCTTCCCTGAGAGGAACAGGCAGCAGAAATATTACCTCATCCAATCATGCAGTTGTCTTCCTTATCGACAGGAAGGCAATATAAATTGTGATTACTGCTAACAGGCAGTGGACCTTGTGCCATGAATAACGATAATTAAATGCGTTTATAGTTCTACACGTAGAAAACAAACAGCGTTCCATCAACAAGTGCAGAATCCCTGCTTGTGAACGCTTTTGTTTTTGAGCCGAGCGCTTCTCGCTTGCCTCTCCTCTATGGTCTCCACGTGGAAGGTGCGCTCGATGACAGTGGTCCACTGCAGGCAGCGGATGATGAATGTGTTCGGCTTGGGTCGTTCCGTCTTCATCAGCTGGCACTCTGACCACAGCCAGGGAGGAACGGAAGGGAGACGGCAAGAATGGTGGACGTGTAGAGAAGAACAGGGGAGAGACAGACCCAGCAGTTACAGCCATTTATCTTTATcgccacacaaacagacactgtCGGCCAATTTGGAAAAAGAACAGGTTTATTTTAGTGGAGCAGAAAAACTCAGATCTGGTCAGCCCCTTTAAAAATATAggatttgttaattattttgaATATATTTGGGTGTTGCACAAAAACGGAATTCCATGGAATAAATGAACATATATGACACAATGACAAATAGCAGCCTTATTTAATAATTCTAATTCTGTAATTCATTCACTCGTTCATCTTCTAACCCAGCTTGcgacaggcgagaggcggggtacaccctggatgagacaccagctcatcgcAGCTTTTCTGTAATTGAAAACTGAAATATGCCGAACGTTTTTGCAACTTATTGTTCTATTGATTTATCTGTTAATTATTCCATCAATTACTTTATGGTTTATctataaaattatatataaatgtaaaaatagtggaaaaatatataattttccAAACCAACACTTCAAAATCCAACAATAttcaatttcctttttaatgagACGATAACTTTTCTGTCCAGAGCTTCTCCAACCACTTTGAGAAGTTATTGAAATGCAAATCATCGCATCCTCCCTCTCCATTTCTCTGATTTCTCAcacttttttttgcagcaaatAAATACCATGTCAGCAGTTAGCGAAGCAATTACTCACAACAGTGGAATAATTGAATTTGGAAAGCGGAGATTTCCATCTGCACTTTCTTCACATCAACATCTGTTCCAAAGTGAAACATGTCAGCAAATATGTCAGAACGTGACACGAAATAGCCGACGTCTGATAGATGGAGGACAGGGGGAGTGGACCACCACTGAGATCCAACATGGCTCCATCAGGGTGAATATGCAATCCAGCTGCAAGCAGCCCCATCAGGCACCATGTGTCCTCTGCGGCGGGGTCGCTTTGgtgacagacaaaaaaaaaaaaaaaacaccaaaagcCACCACTGATGGGAGCCTCAGAGCGGAGCCCAGATAAATACTCAAAATCAGGCGGCTAATAGCCACGATAACTCAAGAGTGTCGGCGAGGAAACATTTTTGTTACACAAACAGTATGTTGTCTAATTGCTGTGTTCAGTCATCTGCACAGCTTATCACAGCGACTTTGTCTGATGTGAAGATGGAGTgggctgagctgcagcagtgTAAAACGTTTGAGGGGAAAACTGCAGAGACGAGAAAATAAATTCAAGTGTAGTAATATTGGGATCCAGATATGTTTCAACAATAGAGATGATGTTCATATCGTGACGTACACTGCTATCCGTCGTCAAAGGTCCGTAGCTTAGTTGTGGATTGCATGCCCCATCTATCAGGGATACAGTCCTCTAAACTTGGGTTCAGTTCCCCCCCATAACCCATTGCTGCGCCTCTTTTCTTTGGTTGTCAATTAAGGCAAAAAAACCTCAGTAAAAAAGGCACTCAGGCATTATTTCACATAACAATTACTCTTCTGGGTGCAACGAGAGGTGAGAGACATGCAAAAGCAGAACAAGTACGAAAGTGCGTTTCCTACAACAAAGCAAGTAAAAAAAGTGCCCACGAGCTGccaagaaagagaggaaaaaatgcAGTGGTTTCCCTGAAGCAGATACTCACGAGCAACAGAGAAGTTATTTAAGGGGGTTTCCAGCTGGTCAACATCTTGTGGTCGCTCTTTGTAGCCGATGAATGTACCGTCACTCTTCAGCAGAAAATACCTTGGTCTCCAGGTCTTGATGTATTCTCCTGATACgagagggaaataaaaaaaaggatgtctGAGTTAAAAGGAGAACAAATAAAGATGACTCTACAGTAATAAAGAGGGTATCTGCCTCATAGATAAATCTAAATAGAACATGtacacattttgacattgtCAGGATGCTGACTGATGCACAACCAGGTTGTTGATATAAATGGCTTCAGGATTAATGACAAAACGGCATTGTCCTTTGTCTTTCTGCTTTCGCTCCCAGCGGTGCAGCACATTTCTTACAGTCTAATTATTATGCTGTTCACTAGTGCTCCCTGGAATGACCGGCTTGTCACCGTCTTTCCTTTATAGCAGGTCAGCTCCAGGACAAATGGCGGTTATAGTCGGAGTCAGGACCCCTGACTGTAAATCTAGTATAACATAACCGCTCTCTCAATCACTTTGGAAAACCAACATCATGGTTCAAAAAAGTCTTTGTTTATAAAATAAaccttttgcaaaaaaaaaaaaaatacatttcctaaAACACCATTCATTACCTcgggtcgtgtgtgtgtccatccaaTTCACTTAGACGCACTAGCATCACACAAATGAATCTCTCATAGGAAGACGAAAATCAATTTATTCCGGTGACGCTTCAGGAAATATTGTGCCAGATGTTCTACAGAcgcggggaaaaaaaaaatagcttacATACCATAACAAGGCAGCGGCACACGCCGGAGAAGGACTTGAATATTTAGACAGGGAaaagtgtaatttatttttaattatggaGCCGCATATTAACCCCATGTGGAGCTGTAGCAAGCTGTCCTTAAttgctccatttcctccaaCACAAAAGtgtgatgagtgtgtgtgtgtgtgtgtgtgggggggggggggggtctgcagggGAGAGATAGAAAATCTGTCAATATGAGCTTCTGTTACCCTccttcaaacacacacttctgacTGATGAAGCTGATAACGGATCACAGAGACGGACCAAACAGCCACCAGTAATGTCTGCTCTCGTCGGGGTTCATCGTATAAAATATTTGAGGACAGGACAagtatctatttatttatttaacaatgaatgaatgttgtttttccGAGACGTGTCACTTTTGACAACTCGCGACACATGAGCTGCCAACCAATAGGATGTTTTCCATACGGCTCTCTGTTCGGATAAAGCAAGAGGAGACTTGAGAGAAGCATTCTGAGTTGACCACATGCAGCAGGATGGAGGCTGTCTGCACATCGCCTTCTGGCAAAGCATCAAGCCATTAAAGCAAAAGCAAATACcaaagtataataataatacctgaTTTACTGCAATTGGCAAGATGGTTGCACCCATCGCCACATGAGGTGAAGCATCTTCCCCGGAGGATCATATACTTTACTTTCCAAGCTACGACAGATGTCTAATATGATATTGCATTTTTCATTGTGGCatttttttcatacattttgttttctcttttgcagAGTGAGTGTCTTCGTGCCAAACATagctcatttaaaaatgtactttGACTTTGTCGGCCATCGGACATTTAGCTGCTAATTGAGACGCGTGCTGGCAGGAATGCGGTGGATTTCCCTCATGCCTCTTCCAATGCAGCACAATTACCTCGATGAGCCGTTTCTCGGTTTTCAACTACGCGCCACACGAGTGCTTGTGCGTAAATAgatttgtgtgtaggtgtaacATTCCCGCGCAATGAGGTGGCCATCGTTCACACGGGT is part of the Brachionichthys hirsutus isolate HB-005 chromosome 18, CSIRO-AGI_Bhir_v1, whole genome shotgun sequence genome and harbors:
- the akt1 gene encoding RAC-alpha serine/threonine-protein kinase, which produces MTNVVIVKEGWLLKRGEYIKTWRPRYFLLKSDGTFIGYKERPQDVDQLETPLNNFSVAQCQLMKTERPKPNTFIIRCLQWTTVIERTFHVETIEEREEWASAIQAVAEGLQKQEEEMMDSSPDPMDMEVYLTKIKHKVTMHDFEYLKLLGKGTFGKVILVKEKATGRYYAMKILKKEVIVAKDEVAHTLTENRVLQNSKHPFLTGLKYSFQTHDRLCFVMEYANGGELFFHLSRDRVFSEERARFYGAEIVSALDYLHAERNVVYRDLKLENLMLDKDGHIKITDFGLCKEGIKDGATMKTFCGTPEYLAPEVLEDNDYGRAVDWWGLGVVMYEMMCGRLPFYNQDHEKLFELILMEDIRFPRTLGPEARSLLSGLLKKDPMQRLGGGSDDAKEIMQHKFFAGIEWQDVYEKKLVPPFKPQVTSETDTRYFDEEFTAQTITITPPGQDDSMESFDSERRPHFPQFSYSASGTA